TGTGCCAATTGTTGTAAAACCACAAGTCCCATGTTTTTTGCTAAAGACATAGAGCGTATTGCCAAGCATTTTAGAATGAAAGAGCAAAAGTTTATGGACACTTATTTAGAAAGAGATGAGGATGATTGTTATGTGTTAAAAAGTTCTCCTTGTGTGTTTTTAGATGAAAATGATAATACTTGTACTATTTACGATGTTCGCCCTAGAGCTTGTGCAGAGTACCCTCATACCAATAGAAAAAAGTTTATTCAGCTAACAGATTTAACCATTACCAATTCCGAAATCTGTCCTGCGGCATATAATATTGTAGAGGCCTTAAAAAAAGCAATTCCATTAGGTAGTACCCCTAAGAAACACAGATAATATGAAGACGCTTAGAACTTCTAAGTTTTTTGGTTTTTGCTATGCTGATGAAATTCAGGAATGTGAATTTTTTGCTAAAAACTTTAAAGTTTTAGTTCAAGAAAATAGTTTGGTTTTTTCTTTTGATTTTATGAGAGGTTTAGATGTATTAAAAATAAAACCTCAGTTAACATTATATCGTTTTTTTGAAATAGAAGATGTTTATTTAAGAGATAAACTGATTGACACCATAAAAGAAAATAGTGAAATTAAAAAGTTGTCTTTTAAAATTGATGATTACAAAGCACATATAAAGTCGCTAAAGTTTACTAGTAACGGTTTTGTTATAAAACTTATAGCATAAAAAAGCCATACAATTTGTATGGCTTTTTTGTTGTTTATGCTTTGTTTTTCTTTTTCTTCGCTTTCTTCTCTTTGTTTTCTTTTTTCTTTTTAGGTTTCATAGGAGCTTGAATTTTTACCTCTCCATGATTGTTTAACCATTCTTTAGCCATTAACCTAAACTCTTTAATTACTTTAGGGTTTTCTTTGGCAATGTTTGTCTTTTCGTTAGGATCCTTTTTTAAATCAAATAAAACTTCAAATCCATCTTTTTGGTATTCAAAAGGAGCAATGTATTTATACTCTTTAGTAACGAGCGTATAATACCCAGGAGATTCTGCAACAGCAAATGTTTTAGTATATCCTTTTTTGTTTTGTAATAAAGGAGCTAAAGATTCTCCATATGGTGTGTTGATGTCTTTTTTTGATGCACCTGCCCATTCCATGGTTGTTTTTAAAATATCTTGTAATTCTACTGGAGTATCAACAGTTCTTCCGTTGTTATTACTTCTAGGATCATAGACAATTAAACTAGGATTGATTACTTCTTTATATAAAGTAGATTTATGGTTTAATCCGTGGTCTCCAACTAAAATTCCATGATCGCTAAAAAATACAATAATGGTATTGTCTGTTTTTCCAAGTTCTTTAATTTTATTTAGTACAATATTTACTTGGGTATCCATGTAATAAATATTGGCAAAATTCCCTAATTGCTCTTTTTCTATTTCATGAGCATCGGTCATTGGGTATGGACGTAATAAAGCTGGAATATCAGTTCCTGGATCTTCAACATAATTAGGTGTTGGCATCATTTTTTTAGTAAAAGGATCGTGATATTTTTGAGCAACATCATAAGGACCGTGAGGTACAGAATAATTAAGCCATAAGAAAAAAGGCTGCTCTTTTTGGTTAGACATAAACTCTAAAGCTAGTTTGGTGTATAAACCATCTAAATAAACATCCGTTGGTAAAGTAGAATTTTTTCTTCGTTCCTTTTTCATCTGCTCAAAGTAACCGTTATCAAGTAAAAAATCTACATAAGCATCTTTTCCTCTTACAGGTTCTTTACCACCTACAACAGATCTACCTAAAGATTGCCATACATAATCAAATCCTAAACGTTTGTGGGCCTCTCTACCTTTTTCTACTTTACTTCCTTTTAAACCTTTTTCACTGGGATGAATATGACTTTTACCTACATGTGCTGTGTAATATCCTGCGCGTTGTAGTGCTGCCGGTAATGCCCATGTATTTAACTCTAATCCATCAAAAGGACCATTTTGATAAAATCCTATGTTATGTGGGTAAACTCCTGTGATTAATGAATTTCTTGAAGGGCCACACATAGTTCCTTGAGAAACGGCATTACTAAAAAAGATTCCTTCTTTTGCCAATTTATCAATAGTAGGTGTTTTTGCATTTTTTTGTCCTAAAATGCTAGTGTAGTGAGCTGGTAAATCATCTACTTCTATAAATACAATATTTGGCTTTTGTTGTGCATGTACACTACCAATAAATCCGATTAATGATAGGGTAATTAAAATGTTTTTTAATTTCATTATATATGATATTAAGGGGTTAGTTTGGTTTTAGACTTATAGATTTAAGGATAGTTTAAATACTTTGCTCTAATTATTTTAAATTTTTCAATTTCTTTTTGCCAACTATTTTCAATTTCTTTGGCTGATAATCCTTGTTCTAGTTGATGTTGTAAAAGGGTATCACCAGTATGAATGGTAAACGTAGCTCCAAAGAATTTTTCTTTGTTTGGGTATTTTTGATAAGCATCTACCAACCATTCTATATTCACTTTATTTAAATAAGGAGTGTTTTTTAAATCTACTCCAAAACACAATTTATTTTCATCTTTAGGATGTTTACTCCCGTTATTGGGTTGAGGTGTGTAGCTAAAATCTGAAGTAGAAAATAATGCACTTCCATATTGTTGAAATTGATGTTCTGTTCCTCTTCCTGCATTAATTGGGGTTCCTTCAAAAAAACCAAGACTAGGGTAAAGGTTAATAGATTTGTTGTTAGGCAAGTTTGGTGATGGTTTTATAGGTAGATGATAATTACTCAAGTGGGTGTAGTTTATTAGTGGAATCACCTTTAAATTACATTGAATTCCATTGTTTAACCAATTTTCTCCATTAATCATTTGTGCATATTCTCCAATAGTCATTCCGTAAACTAAAGGAACAGGGTGTTTTCCTACAAAAGAACTGTATTTAGGGTTTAACATAGGTCCATCAACATAATGTCCGTTTGGGTTGGGTCTATCAAAAACAATTAAAGGAATGTTGTTTTCTGCACAGGCTTCCATAACATAATGTAATGTAGATATATAGGTGTAAAATCTTACTCCAACATCTTGTATGTCAAAAATCATCAAATCAATATTTTCTAA
Above is a genomic segment from Wenyingzhuangia fucanilytica containing:
- a CDS encoding YkgJ family cysteine cluster protein; translated protein: MEEFLQDLPNKAQKVKKENVSYFKRLKKRTPKNLDYVMQDLHDKEFESTDCLTCANCCKTTSPMFFAKDIERIAKHFRMKEQKFMDTYLERDEDDCYVLKSSPCVFLDENDNTCTIYDVRPRACAEYPHTNRKKFIQLTDLTITNSEICPAAYNIVEALKKAIPLGSTPKKHR
- a CDS encoding exo-beta-N-acetylmuramidase NamZ domain-containing protein; protein product: MPFKLVFKNTFLILVFFSFATLSSCKAQNKSIKNEIIVAANHTKAYLPLLKNYKIGVVANQTSVIFKKDGHTHLIDSLLQLNIKISKVFSPEHGFRGKADAAEKVDNSVDAKTGLPIISLYGNHKKPTAKDLENIDLMIFDIQDVGVRFYTYISTLHYVMEACAENNIPLIVFDRPNPNGHYVDGPMLNPKYSSFVGKHPVPLVYGMTIGEYAQMINGENWLNNGIQCNLKVIPLINYTHLSNYHLPIKPSPNLPNNKSINLYPSLGFFEGTPINAGRGTEHQFQQYGSALFSTSDFSYTPQPNNGSKHPKDENKLCFGVDLKNTPYLNKVNIEWLVDAYQKYPNKEKFFGATFTIHTGDTLLQHQLEQGLSAKEIENSWQKEIEKFKIIRAKYLNYP
- a CDS encoding sulfatase; this translates as MKLKNILITLSLIGFIGSVHAQQKPNIVFIEVDDLPAHYTSILGQKNAKTPTIDKLAKEGIFFSNAVSQGTMCGPSRNSLITGVYPHNIGFYQNGPFDGLELNTWALPAALQRAGYYTAHVGKSHIHPSEKGLKGSKVEKGREAHKRLGFDYVWQSLGRSVVGGKEPVRGKDAYVDFLLDNGYFEQMKKERRKNSTLPTDVYLDGLYTKLALEFMSNQKEQPFFLWLNYSVPHGPYDVAQKYHDPFTKKMMPTPNYVEDPGTDIPALLRPYPMTDAHEIEKEQLGNFANIYYMDTQVNIVLNKIKELGKTDNTIIVFFSDHGILVGDHGLNHKSTLYKEVINPSLIVYDPRSNNNGRTVDTPVELQDILKTTMEWAGASKKDINTPYGESLAPLLQNKKGYTKTFAVAESPGYYTLVTKEYKYIAPFEYQKDGFEVLFDLKKDPNEKTNIAKENPKVIKEFRLMAKEWLNNHGEVKIQAPMKPKKKKENKEKKAKKKKNKA